DNA sequence from the Paenibacillus physcomitrellae genome:
ACAAATCGACGAGCCTGCCCTGGTGGCGACGCTTACGTCCGAAGAGCTGGCAGAGGTCCAGCATATTTACGGGTCTTTGAGCAAACAGCTGTCCGGATTGAAAGTGCTGGTTCAAACCTATTTTGAAGCTGTGGATCACTACAAGGAAATCGTTGCTTTGCCGGTGCAGGGCATCGGTCTCGACTTCGTCCATGACCGCGGGCAAAATCTGCGCTCTGTGCTGGAGCAAGGTTTCCCAAGCGACAAAGTGCTTGGAGCAGGCGTGATTGATGGCAGAGGCATTTGGAAATCCGATCTGGCTGCCAAGCTGGAGCTGTTGGATACCCTGAAACAAAAGGTAGCGGCGGAACGCCTGCTCGTTCAGCCGTCCAGCAGTCTGCTGCATGTCCCGGTGACAACAGCTCAGGAGCAGAAGCTTGATCCAGTCCTCAAAGACGCGCTTGCTTTCGCTAATGAAAAAATCACCGAGCTTGTGCTGCTCACCCAAGCCGGCAACAAAGGCGCTGCAGCCGTCAGCGCCGGGCTGGCTGCGGCTGATCGCGGCCGCAAGGCGCTCCAGCAGTCGCCGGCCAGAAACAAAACGGCGGTGCGCCAGCGTACCGCCGAGGCGGTGGCCCAACCTGCCGAGAGAACGGCTGATGTGGAGACGCGTCGCAAGGTTCAGCAGGACAAGTTCCAGCTTCCCCTGCTTCCGACAACCACGATCGGCAGCTTCCCGCAGACGCCGGAGGTCCGCAGCGCCAGACTGAAATGGCGCAAGGGCGAATGGAGCCCGCAGCGCTATGAAACGTTCATCAAGGAGCAGATCCAGGACTGGATCCGGATTCAGGAGGAGCTAGGGCTGGATGTGCTGGTTCACGGGGAGTTCGAACGTACGGACATGGTGGAATTTTTCGGAGAGAAGCTGGAAGGGTTTGCTTTCACGTCGCTGGGCTGGGTGCAATCCTATGGCTCCCGCTGCGTGAAACCGCCGATCATTTACGGGGATATCGAGTTCACCGCTCCGATGACGGTGGCTGAAACGGTTTATGCTCAATCGCTGACCCAAGCACCGGTGAAAGGTATGTTGACGGGTCCGGTCACGATCCTCAACTGGTCGTTTGTCCGGGATGATCTGTCCCGCGAAGAGGTTGCTTATCAGATTGCGCTGGCCCTGCGAGAAGAGGTCGAGGCGTTGGAAGCAGCCGGCATCGGTATGATCCAGGTGGATGAACCGGCTCTGCGCGAAGGGCTTCCGCTCAAACGCGAACAGTGGCCGCATTATCTGGAATGGGCGGTGAAGGCATTCAAACTGTCCACGACAACGGTCAAGGATGAAACGCAAATTCATACCCATATGTGCTACAGCGAATTTAACGACATCATCGAAGCAATCAGCGCTTTGGATGCGGACGTTATTTCGATCGAAACCTCGCGCAGCCACGGCGAGCTGATCGAAAGCTTTGAGAAATATACGTATGACAAAGGCATCGGCCTGGGAGTCTATGACATCCACAGCCCGCGTGTACCGCCGGTTGAGGAAATGACCTCGATGATCGACCGCGCTCTGCGGGTGCTGAAGCCGTCCCAATTCTGGATCAATCCGGACTGCGGTCTGAAGACGCGCAAAGATGAAGAAACGGTGCTGGCGCTGAGAAACATGGTAGAAGCCACTCGCCTCAGCCGTGAGAAATACAGCGTTAAAGCCTGATTTTCCAGCAAAATCAAGCCAAATAGAAAGCAGGTTCCGGAATGCACATCCGGAACCTGCTTCTTTTTCTGTTCAGGGGAAAGTCCAGTCAGCCGCATTTGACCCAATTCGTGCACGGACAGGAGGAGGGGAGCCGCTCAGCTTCAGGTTCTCAAAGGCTTGAACGGCTGATTTGGCGACTTCGATGTCCTGCGCGCTGACTCCTCCGCTTACGCCAATTGCTCCGATCATTCTGTCTTCCACCACAAAAGGGATGCCTCCGCCCAAAATCGTAATTTTACCTTGATTAATGCTATTAATTCCAAAAGCTTCACCCCCGGGAGCAGCGAGCTTGGCGAGCTGTTCTGTTGGCATTTTTAGGGCGGCGCTGGTCCAGGCCTTGCTCTGAGCCACTTCGATATCGCCGATTCTGGCATTGTCCATGCGGTGGAAAGCGACTAGATTAGCTCCTTCATCCACGATAGCGATGTCGCAGGCCAGCTTCATCTGGCGGGCTTTCTGTTCTGCAGCCTCAAGCAGCTGTTTGGCAAGCTCCAGCGTAAGTTTAAACAACCGGATCCCTCCTTTAGAGTTGGTATGTCCGTTTCTTTAGAGTCGGTACGTCCTTTCGTCCCTTCCTTCAGGCAGCATTCTAAATAACAAATCTACAAACCTATAAATCCCAGCTCAGGTCTCCAATTCAGGTAACAACGGACCCTCCATTAGCAAAATAAATCTGCCCTGACGTATACGAAGCATCGTCCGAGGCGAGCAGCACATATACGGGAGCCAGTTCAAACGGCTGGCCGGGCCGTCCGAGCGGAACCTCGGTTCCAAAGGTGGTGACTTCTTCCGCAGTGAAGGCGGACGGGATTAATGGCGTCCAAGTCGGCCCGGGTGCCACAGCGTTGACGCGAATGCCTTGATCGGCCAGGGAGAGGGCCAATGAACGGGTAAAGGATACAATGGCACCTTTGGTGGCGGTGTAATCGATCATGTTAGCCATTCCGGAGAAGGCAGTATCCGAGGTGGTGTTAATAATCGAGCTTCCTGCACGCAGATGGGGCAGCGCAGCTTTCGTCATGTCAAAAAATGAAATAATATTGGTATGGAAGGTATTCAGCAGCTGTTCTCGGGAAATCTGCAAAATGCTGGGCTGATGGAACTGCACCCCGTGATTGTTGACCAGAATGTCCAGCTTGCCGAAGGTTTGGACGGTTTTCTCTACTACAGCATAACAGTTGTTCTCGTGCCTCAAATCGGCGGCAAGGGTCAAACATTGGCGGCCAAGCTTGTTAATCATTTGCTGGGTTTCAGCCGCATCCTGATGTTCGTCGAGGTAAACGATGGCGATATCGGCGCCTTCCTTGGCGAAAGCTATGGCGGCGGCGCGGCCGATCCCGCTGTCTCCGCCGGTAATCAGCGCGATTTTGTTGGTTAATCTGCCGCTGCCGGAGTATGCCGGATTATCGGAGATCGGGCGGGGGGTCATGATATATTCAAAGCCGGGATGGCGGTCTTGATGCTGCGCTGGGAAAACAACCGGGACGCTGCGGCACTGCGTTGTCCAGCCCATGTAAGGATATTTGGGATAACTCATGATTGTCTCCTTTCGGATTTCATCGTTTGGTCCTAATTTATTCAAAGGTTAAGCAATAAAGAAGGAGGAACACCCTAATGGCGGAAAGCAAAACCAATGCAATGCGATTGCTCGATAAATCTCAAATTCCATACGAAACCTTGAATTACGATCACGAGGACGGGCAGATTCACGGCACGGCTGTTGCGGAGAAAATCGGCAGACCACAGGAGTCCGTCTTTAAAACGCTGGTGGCCCACCAAAGCGGCCAAATTAGTCAAATCTGCGTGTTTGTTATCCCGGTGGCGGAGGAACTCGATTTGAAGAAAGCAGCCAAAGCGGCCGGCGCCAAAAAGATAGAGATGCTGCCCGTGAAGGACCTGCTCAAATGGACGGGATATATCCGCGGCGGCTGTTCTCCTGTCGGCATGAAAAAGCTGTATCCCACCTTTATAGATGCCAGCGCCGAAGGGCTGAAGATCATCGCGGTCAGCGCGGGCAGAATAGGTACACAAATGGAGCTGAACCCGCAGCAGCTGGCGGAACAGGTGAAAGCCGTCTTTTTCCCGCTGACTAAAGAAGCCTGAATCCCGGGAACTGATAGGAGATCATAGGAGATCATAGAAAATCATAGGAGATCAAAATCAATACAGAAGGATGAGAGCCCGTTGGCATGACGCGGCTCTTTTTGTTTTAAGGGGAGGCATTGAAGGAGGAAACAATCCGTGGAGAATTAGGCAAAGTCTCTATAGAAATAGGCTACCGCCTGCTTTATCAAATCATCCATACTAAGTCCAGAGGATATTTGAATTTTATTGTAACTAAGGAGGAATTTCCGTGAGTCAAGCTTTAGTTCAGCAAGAACAAGCAAACGAACGGGCGGCTTTTCTTAAGGTGGTAACCATACTAGGATTAAGTTCGGTTCTTATCCTTTCGCTCATGTATATAACCATTCCGCTTGTTCCTATATGGGCCGACCATTATAAAGTAGCCCAAAGCGTTGCCGTCTGGACGGGCAGTGCCTTTGGATTCGCTTATGCACTGGGGAATATCTTTTGGGGGACTCTCTCGGACAGATTTCAGCGTATAAAAATTCTTTACACAGGGTTGTTTTTGCTTACCGGAGCCACGATCCTCGTCGGTTTAAGCCCCTCTATCGGAGCTTTAATTGCTTTACGGGGCCTGCAAGGACTGATTGCCGCTTCTTTCCCTGCCGTTGCGATTGCTTATGTAGGTGATGTTCTTGCTCCGCACTACCGGGCGCTTGCCATTTCATTCATCAGCTGCGGCTTTCTGCTGGCCGGGATCTTGGGGCAGGTTTATGCCACAGCGCTTCAGGCATCTCTCGGCTGGCGGAGCGCATTTTGGATTCTGGCCGCCGTATATTTCATTATTGCCTTATTCATGATGAAGCTGCCTAAAGGGGCTGTCCAGGGGACAACAAAAGCTTCTCTGTTTCAAGTTTATGCGCAGATGCTGCGGTTGTTTAGTAACGGAAGACTGCTGATTGCCTGGCTTGCTGCCGTTTCCATTCTGCTCAGCTTTGTCGGTATGTACTCGGCCCTTTCTTCCTTTGTTACGGAACAGTTCCACGGCGATTCGTCAACGTTGACCTGGATCCGTGTTGCGGGAATCCCCAGCATCCTGCTGTCCATCGGAGCGGGGAGCCTGATCAAACGGATAGGTCCGAAAAAGGTGACCGTCTACAGTTTACTGTTAGCCGGGATAGGCCTCATTCTTGAAGCCTTCTCCGGCTCGCTTCCGATGCTTGTTGTAGCAAGCGCGGTCTTTGTCCTCGGCATCGCCTCGGCGGTTCCCGGCATCATTGTCATGGTCGGACAGCTTGGCAGTCAGGCGCGGGGGAGTGCTACTGCCGTATATGCCTTCTTCGTATTCGTTGGAGCCAGTATGGGCCCGATTCTGGCCACTCAACTTATCGGCTACGGCGCGAAAACCGTATTTCTGGTCCTCGGCGGAATTGTTTTTCTGGCCGCTGTAGTGATCTCTATAGCGATTCGGCTTGAACGGGCATAAGCCTCAGTTCAATCCACAGCCTTGGCTGTTTTCCATAAAAAAAGAGGGGTCTCCTAAAATGGAGACCCCTCTTGCGATTGATCCAGCCTTCAGCGGTTAAGGATACACATTCAGCTCATGAATCGACCACCAGCTGGTGCTGGTACCGGTTTGCACGATGCGGATGTATCTCGCGTTTTGCGGTGAGAAGGTTGCTGTTATAACGGGACCGTTCCCTGTGCCGGTTGCAATGGCGCTACCAAAGCTGGTGCCGTCATTGGATACGTAAATCTCGTATCCGCGGGCATAGTCGTTGTTGCTGCCTGCGGAGTCCATGACGATTTTACTGAAGCTGCTCCCAGTCTTCATGTCGATGGTCAAGGACTGGCCCGGTGCCATCGGCGCGCCTGAGCTCCAGCGAGTGGAGGGGTTCCCGTCAAACAGGCTGGCCGGCAGGTCGCCGCTGGAAGGCGCCGAGGAAGCCGTCCAGCCATTGCGGGCAAGCGGCGTATCCGAGGAGCTGGCCGCGGAGCCAAATACATTTAGTTCGTGGATCGACCACCAGCTGGTGCTGGTACCGGTCTGTACAACTTTGATGTACCGGGCATTCTGCGCGGTAAAGCTGACGGTGATTACAGAACCGCTGCCGGTTCCTGATGCCACCGGATTGCCCCAGGTGCTGCCGTCACTGGACAAATAAACTTGATATCCGCGGGCATAATCGTTATCGCTGCCGGTCGAGTCCATTTTGATCGAACTCACGTTGTACGCCTTTTTCATGTCGATCGTCAAGGATTGACCGGAAGCCATCGGCACGCCAGTGCTCCAGCGGGTCGCGGCATTACCATCGAACAGATTCGCAGCGGCATCGCCGCTGGAAGGATCAGAGACGGCTGTCCAGCCGCTGCGATCCAGCGCTGTTCCTCCCGGATTTGTGCTGCCGTCCCCCGAATTTCCGCTGCCGTTTCCGGTAAATTCGGTAAGCGTCTGCCGCATGGCGGAAGCCGGATTGTTCCCATAAACACGGTCGCCAGTATTATTGACAATGTGGGTAATTTCGCTGCCAGGCGTGCCGTTGAGCCAGATCGTTGTGGCGTGATGGATCTTGACGCCCGGCACATTAGGCACTTCAATCGCACTGTTCAGCTTGACAGCCGCATCCCGGAAGTAGGAGTAAACGCCAAGCCCCCAGGCTTCATGGCTTGTTACGGAATCGGCCACCTTGTAGGAGGCATAGCCGTTAACTGTTCCGCCGCCTGACATCCAGGCCTCCTGGTTAGGAACATCGTACGGGATTTCCGATTGATAGAAATATAGTCGTCCGTCGTTGCCATTCCATAGCGTCTGGTATTCGTTGTGATGCTCATTAAACAGACCGTACAGGGTGACATCGGCACCGTTTACGATCAGACCGTTTTTGGACACGTTGCTAGTCCAGCCGGCTCCGTTGCCGTGGTCGGCACGCCAGATCCAGAAATGATCGCCGATCACGTCACGGCTGTTGATGATCAGTCCGGCATCCGTCCGGCCATTGGAAGCACCGCCGACCCGGAAGGTGAGGTCATGCAGTGAAGTCGGATTGGCGGCATGGCCTGCGCTGCTGCCCGCAGGGCCGACTTCCAGCAGGCTTGAAGTGTTGACCGGACCGGCATCGAAGGTCAATCCGGCGATTTTGACGCCATCTACATCCGCTACCGACATGGCCGGTTTCCCGGTGTCCGGCACGAGGGTCGGAATACCGATGCCAAGCACGACGGTGTTCGGATTGGTGATGCGGATCGTATCGTTTAAGTGGAAGAAACCAGGTGTAAACAGCAGGTTTTTGCCTTGGGCAAGAGCGGCGTTAATAGAGTCCGCCGTAGCCGTCTCCGGTTTGGCGATATAGAATTGGTCAATAGAGAGGGATGTGCCCGGGGTGGAGCCGTTTGCCCAGCTGACGCCCTGGGTGTTGGTTTGAAGCGAAGGAACAAATATCCGGTATTGGCTGGCGTTATCGATATACAGATAAGGTTTCTCCCGCATGATCGGCGTTTTGTCTACTACGGTATACGGAGGTTCCGGGAACTGGCCCGACGGCGCGTTAGTGTCACCTACAAAGACCATATTCCAAACCCCGTTGTTCCAGGAGCCCCATTGGCTGTTGCGCGAGAACCACTGCTGCTGGGAAGCCGGGACAACCGTACCGTCCACGATAGAATCCGCAAGGAAACCGCCGCTCGCCCAGCCGGCATTCCAGTTCGAGTCGAAGTCAAACAGATCAAGCTCGCCTTTAATATGCAGCCGTCTGAGCGGTGCTGCCTGGGAGACGGCAAATTGAGTCACTCCGTTCGAAGGAGCGATGGTCAAATTCTCGATGGCGCGCCAGAAATTGCGCGTTGCGTTGCCGTTATCCCAATCCGCATTGATGTTTAATCCCCCATTAATCGTAACGTCCCCGGGATTTTGTCCGAGTCCGGCTACGTGGGTGTTGAAGCCTACATTAAAATTAATATTGTAAGACCCTGGTTTGAACAACAGAGCGTCACGCTGGGTACCAAACTCGTTGGACTCCTGAACAGCATACACAGAGTTCACCGTGTTTTGAATATCTGAAGCTGGCATAGAAGGGTCGAATACATAGACATTAGGGCCAAAGATCGTGGAGTTTGCATCGCTGATCGACGCTGCATGGGAAAAACCGGGATCAGCCGCCAGGAATCCCACCGTCATGACCAAGCTGGAAACGACGGACACTGCTTTTCTGAACATAATTGTCTCCTCCCGTAATAGGTTTTGATAAACCGCTTGTGGACTTGACTAAAACTAGATTCAAATAACAGGAAAGCGTTTGCAAAATACTAGATTATCTTCCTCCTTTCTACACAAATCGTAATTCAATTCTGGAAGAGTTTTCCAAGGTGTACAGCTATTATACCTAAATTTGTAAGAATTTGAGGTTGAATTTTTAAAGAAGTTTTTTTATTTCAGAGGTATACTGGGAACTAAACTAGGAAATTCAAATTCGCTTGTATTAAGCTGGTTTAATATTGGATTTACATAAAATTAACACTGGCTTTACACTCTCATTACACGAACCACAAGTCTGCAAAGTACAATTATATAGTTAAGCTGATTAATTATGCTGACATTCGGAGGCCCGACATGTTGAGAGAAATAAACACAGGAAAATATGTAAACCGGGATCTGAGCTGGGTGGAGTTTAACCGCCGGGTGCTGCAGGAGGCCCAGGACAGTGAGACGCCGCTGCTGGAGCGCTTGAAATTCCTTGGTATTGTAGCGAGCAATTTGGACGAGTTTATGGCCGTGCGGGTTGCCGAAACGATGGAGAAGATCAAAGCGGGCTTTACGCAGAAAGATTTCACCGGCTACGCCCCATCCGGCCTGTACCGCAGACTGGTCAAGCGGATCAAGCAGATGACGGCCGAGCAGTACAAAAGCTACCGGGATCTGACACGTTCGATGGCCCGTAAGGGGATCGTCTTTCAGGAATACGAGACGCTTAATGCGACTCAGCAGAAAGCATTGGACCATTACTTCCATGAAATTATCTTTCCCGTATTAACGCCGATGGCGGTAGATCAAAGCCGTCCGTTTCCGCTCGTGCATCCGAAATTCGTCTATTTGTCCGTTTTGCTTCGCAAAGAGGATGCGGAGGATGCGGAGGAGGGGGAAGAGACCTTTTTCGCTATTGTCCAGGTGCCGTCGAATGTGCCTCGGGTCGTTCCCGTACCGCTTCGGGCCAACAGCAAGCGCAAATCCTTTATCCTGATCGAAGAATTGATCAAACATCATATCCATACGCTGTTTGTCGGCTATACGCCCCTTGCCGTTCATGAGTTCCGTTTAACACGGAATGCGGATTTGACGATCAACGAGGAAGAGGCGGAGGATTTGCTGGAGGAGATTGAGAAAGAGCTTCGCCGCCGCAGACGTGGTGCACCTGTCCGGCTTGAAGTTCAGAAAGGCATTCACCCCGATGCGCTCGCCGAACTACAGGAAGAGTTCGAGCTTGAGGATATTTACGAAATCGACGGTCCGCTCGATTTGAGTTACCTGATCGGTTTTGCCGATAGTCTGGAAGGCTTCTCCCATTTGAAATACCCGCCAATTCAGCCGGTGTATCCGCAGGAGTTTGCGCCGCATGAAAGCCATTTTGGAGTGCTGCGCAGGCAGGACGTGCTGGTCTATCATCCCTATGAATCGTTTGATGCGGTGACCGATTTTGTGCAGGAGGCTGCGGAGGATCCGAAGGTCATGGCGATCAAGATGACGCTGTACCGGGTGAACGGCGACTCGCAGCTCATTCCGGCATTGGCGCATGCCGCGGAGTGCGGCAAGCAGGTGACGGTGGTGGTCGAGCTTAAAGCCCGATTTGATGAGGAACGAAACATCGCCTGGGCAAGAAAGCTGGAGAAGGCAGGCTGTCATGTCGTCTACGGTTTGGTCGGCTTGAAGACCCATGCCAAAATCATCCTTGTCGTCCGCCGCGAGCAGCAGGGACTCCGCCGTTATGTACACGTCGGAACTGGCAACTACAATGCCAGCACGGCCAGAATGTATACGGACGTAGGACTGTTTACCTCCAATCCGGTCATCGGTGACGATGCTTCGGAGCTGTTTAATGAAATTACCGGCTTCTCCGGTCCGAAGAATCTCAAGGCTTTGCGCATTGCGCCAACCGGTCTCAAGGACGAGCTGTTCCGGCTGATTCGGCGGGAAGCGGAGCATGCCCGCAAAGGCAAGAAAGCCCGGATTATCGCCAAGATCAACTCCTTATCCAATCAGGACATGATTGATGAGCTTTATCTGGCTTCCCAAGCGGGCGTGCAGATCGAGCTGATCGTCAGGGGCGTGTGCTGCCTGCGTCCCGGCGTGGAGGGGCTGAGCGAGAATATCAGGGTGATCAGTATCGTGGACCGGTTCCTGGAGCACAGCCGGATCTTTTATTTCGAGAATGAAGGCAGTCCAGAGGTGTTCCTGTCCAGCGCAGATTGGATGACACGGAATCTCAAGCGGCGTATCGAGCTGATGTGTCCGGTTTCGGATCCGGTGACGAAGGAAATGGTCATCAACATTCTGAAGCTCCTGCTGCGGGATAACATTAAGGCAAGAGAGCTTCAGGCCAGCGGCAATTATGTATTTGTGAAAAATGAAGAGCCTCCGCTGCGCAGCCAGACGGAGGCGATGAATATTAACCTTTGGAAACCTCAAGATTTGACCATGTTAACTTGATCTTCCAGGCTTCCTCAAGATCCTTGCAGGCTTCTTCCAATCGATTGTTCTGAACAAGCGGCTCAGCGGTACAGTGCATCTGCACGTGCAGCGAGCCGTTTGCTGTCTTAACGGAAATGTCCTCGACAACCGGGGCAGACCGGATGGCTTTCGCGAGAATGAGCAATGACCCGAGCCGATGAACCCGTTCCGTATCGGAGGATTTCAGAATGTCGGCATGCTGCTCCAGCAGCTGTGGTGTTCTTTTCTTGGGATGATAGTCGGCCGTAATCGCACTAAGTAAGGCTTCTCTATGGGAGAGGCCGTAAATCCCCCCGTACATGATCCGGTATACGGCATGCTGGCTGCTTTTGTAATAGTTAATCAGAATGCCGGAATCGCTAAGCATGGCGGCCGTATACATGACGGCTGTGTCCCGCTCGTCAGGCTCCTTGTGCTCCAAAGCTTTGTAGATTTTGAACATGTCTTTGTAGGTTGCCTCAAGCGATGCTTCTGGTGCTGGAGGACCGAAGCGGAGCATGTTCTGCACGCTTGTCTTCAGTGCATCGGCGACAACCGGCTCCTTGGGAGCGAACCAGTCCCGGAACAAACCATCGCGCAGTCCTGCGCCGCTGACGATGTAACGATCGGCCTGGATGGTATGAAAGACCGTCTGCAGAATCAGCAGGCCTGGCACGATCAGATCGGCGCGGTCCTTGGACAAGCCGGGTAATTTTTTGCGGAAAGAAGAGGATTCAGAGGGCAGCAGCTCGGCCATTCCATCCACGGTTTTCCCTTCCATTTCGTAGTGATGCACAGCAGGCAGGGAATATTTCGTCTGCCGCTGATGTATTTTGGCCAGCGTCCGGATTGTTCCGCCGAGTCCGATCAGCGGAAGGCCGGGATTGCTTTGAGGCCAGCCGAGCGGCTCAAGCGCCTGTCTAATTTCTGCCCGGAGCGCTTCGATCTGGCTTTTGTCCCACTGCTCCTCCGTCGCAAAGCGGGCGAGCCCGTTAACGGCTCCAAGAGGGATAGAGATGCTGTGCAGCAGTTTCCTGTTCCGGAACAGAGTTAACTCCGTGCTGCCTCCCCCAATATCCACGATCATACCATCCTGAACATCCATGGACTGAAGCACGCCCAGAAAGCCGTAATAGGCTTCCCGTTCACCGCTCACCCGCTCGATCACCAGCCCGGTGTCGGCTTCAAGCCAGCCGATGATTTCCTCGGCATTCGCAGCATTGCGAATAGCAGCCGTAGCGGCAGCGCGGATATGTGTCGTTCGGAAATCGCGGCAAATCATTTTGAACTGGTTCAGTATATTTACGGCCGCATCCAGATGGCTGCGCGGAATGGTTCCGTCCGGAGCGACCTCCCGGCTTAAGCGGGCCGAATATTTATTTTCATAGATAATCCGGTAGCAGCCGCCAGGTTCGATTTCATAGATGACTAGCCGGATCGAGTTAGACCCGATATCAATGATGCCCATATTAGAGTTGTGATTCATAGAGTTCTCCTTATAAGTCGAATTCATTCGGTTCAGTCTGTATATGAACTAGCTTACCCGCCAAATGCGGGAACAAACCTATTCTTTATATTATTTCATATTGAGACGAAGAGAGAAAGAAAGGAAGACAACGGATTAGAAAATTTAAAGTCCAGATTACTTAAATGCAAATCATTAAACTTCAATGAAAAATCATTTAAATTTGAAGGGATAAAAGTGACAAATGTCTCATCGCCCACCTGAAACGTCATGTTAAGATAGCCGGGAATAGAAGCTTCAGAAGGTGGTGGGTCAGCATGACCAACAAAAAAGGCAGACGTTTCTCCGTCTATATGATTGTTTTGATTCTACTGCTCGGCTTTACAGCAGCGGTTATATATGGATTAAGTTCCACCGGAAAGTCAGGATCAGGATGGGTTCCTCACTCAGGCAGCGGCAGCAATGCTCCGTCTTTCTCTCAAACCTATTACATCTATGATACGGTAGTTAATATCAAGCTGTACGGGGAACAGGCGTCACAGCGTAACCTGGATGATATCAAGCAGCTGCTGGAGCGTTTGGATAGGGAACTTAGCCGAACGAAAGAAGGCGGCGAAGTCTATGAGGTTAACCGTCTTGCGGGCGTGCAGGCCGTACCGGTTTCGGATGAAACGCTGGAGGCCGTCAAGCTGTCGCTGAATTATGCCAAGGAAATGGGCGGCCTGTTTGATCCGACTATCGGACCGCTTGTAGATTTGTGGGGAATAGGTACTGAGAATGCCCGTGTTCCGCAGCAGCATGAAATCGATGAGGCGCTGAAGCTAATCAATTACAAAGCGGTGCTGATAGACGAGACAGCCAAAACCATT
Encoded proteins:
- the ppk1 gene encoding polyphosphate kinase 1; this translates as MLREINTGKYVNRDLSWVEFNRRVLQEAQDSETPLLERLKFLGIVASNLDEFMAVRVAETMEKIKAGFTQKDFTGYAPSGLYRRLVKRIKQMTAEQYKSYRDLTRSMARKGIVFQEYETLNATQQKALDHYFHEIIFPVLTPMAVDQSRPFPLVHPKFVYLSVLLRKEDAEDAEEGEETFFAIVQVPSNVPRVVPVPLRANSKRKSFILIEELIKHHIHTLFVGYTPLAVHEFRLTRNADLTINEEEAEDLLEEIEKELRRRRRGAPVRLEVQKGIHPDALAELQEEFELEDIYEIDGPLDLSYLIGFADSLEGFSHLKYPPIQPVYPQEFAPHESHFGVLRRQDVLVYHPYESFDAVTDFVQEAAEDPKVMAIKMTLYRVNGDSQLIPALAHAAECGKQVTVVVELKARFDEERNIAWARKLEKAGCHVVYGLVGLKTHAKIILVVRREQQGLRRYVHVGTGNYNASTARMYTDVGLFTSNPVIGDDASELFNEITGFSGPKNLKALRIAPTGLKDELFRLIRREAEHARKGKKARIIAKINSLSNQDMIDELYLASQAGVQIELIVRGVCCLRPGVEGLSENIRVISIVDRFLEHSRIFYFENEGSPEVFLSSADWMTRNLKRRIELMCPVSDPVTKEMVINILKLLLRDNIKARELQASGNYVFVKNEEPPLRSQTEAMNINLWKPQDLTMLT
- a CDS encoding Ppx/GppA phosphatase family protein codes for the protein MNHNSNMGIIDIGSNSIRLVIYEIEPGGCYRIIYENKYSARLSREVAPDGTIPRSHLDAAVNILNQFKMICRDFRTTHIRAAATAAIRNAANAEEIIGWLEADTGLVIERVSGEREAYYGFLGVLQSMDVQDGMIVDIGGGSTELTLFRNRKLLHSISIPLGAVNGLARFATEEQWDKSQIEALRAEIRQALEPLGWPQSNPGLPLIGLGGTIRTLAKIHQRQTKYSLPAVHHYEMEGKTVDGMAELLPSESSSFRKKLPGLSKDRADLIVPGLLILQTVFHTIQADRYIVSGAGLRDGLFRDWFAPKEPVVADALKTSVQNMLRFGPPAPEASLEATYKDMFKIYKALEHKEPDERDTAVMYTAAMLSDSGILINYYKSSQHAVYRIMYGGIYGLSHREALLSAITADYHPKKRTPQLLEQHADILKSSDTERVHRLGSLLILAKAIRSAPVVEDISVKTANGSLHVQMHCTAEPLVQNNRLEEACKDLEEAWKIKLTWSNLEVSKG